The following is a genomic window from Xyrauchen texanus isolate HMW12.3.18 chromosome 6, RBS_HiC_50CHRs, whole genome shotgun sequence.
gcgcgtccgctatcacattgaggttgccggggttgtgagtggcgcgcagtgacttgagtcgctgctgactccaaaggaggagacgacaggcgagctgtgacatgtggagggagcatactctgccttggcggtttatgtaggctacgaccgtggtgctgtctgtcctgactaggacgtgtttgttccgaattaacgggagaaacttctgcagggccagaaaaacagccagcagctctaggcagttgatgtgccagcgcagcgggcctcggttccaccggcctgcggctgcgcgcccattgcacacggtgccccaacccaatttagaggcgtcggttgtgacgcCTCTAaattgaggaggaggtctgatgctggcgtcctctggactcgtctgaaccggccagccggggaacagtcgtggggctgaaggcggggacaccgcatccatggagctgggactgttgaggcctgaaaggagtgtgtgccgtgagaacggcatttgcgggccattgccccagagacaaaggaaatagctcttttattgagaatttgggtaccacagcccttgttagagggtgcggcaaatgaaaaaacaaaggattctcctcccggccctccaccaggggacggagcggtcttaccacctccggagctaacgtcttgggctctgggtgcgttgtctcaggagcgcctgggagccttccgggtcctcaaggggTTCCGTGAGacggggcgtgcgcttcccgcagtttgctcgatgctggggctgagagctgggcccgggttgaggcggagcaggagcttgtcttctggccatgggaggacgcccttggcgagcagacggggcatgggccgtgccagcaggcttgcggcgaggcatgatgtgagagatggcctccgtctgcttctttaccatggagaactgctgggcaaagtcctcgacggtgtcgccgaagaggccgaactgggagacaggggcgttgaggaagcgagtcttgtcagcttcacgcatctggaccatgttcagccacagttgacgttacTGGACctctagcgtggccatcgcctgcccaagcgcttgcgctgtgaccttcatcgctctcagggcgaggtcggtcgctgagcgcagttcctgcagcgtgtcgggatcagggccacccctgtgcatgtcgcgtagtgccttggcttggtggacctgcaggagagccatggcatgcacgGCGGAAGCGGCACgtctggtggcgctgtaggccttcactgtcagcgaggaggttgctctacaggtccgggaagggagtacggggcgacctcgccaggtggtaggggttccggggcatgGATGGATTGCAACCGccctccacctggggaatcgcctcgtacccgtggcgcgctccgccgtcgagggtggcgagggcggacgagcctgtggcggtgtgactaGTGGagggggtgctctccacgaagatgtcagctcgtcatgcacttccgggaaaaacggaaccggggggggcgaggctgtgagcggcgcccagaccccaggaaccagtcgtccagccgtgatggttgtggggaggatggagggttccaatccaagcccacgctgttggctgcctggGAAATcatgtcagtcatctgtgcgtcggcctcagcctgggcgtgcaggcccgaaagcggcagcccaggggagtcctcagcatcagataccacgccctccgatgccgcggcgagctcatctgcttccatcgcaagagggtcggcagactggctgtgaggcgagttgccgccgcctcgagcacagacgggaatcaacgagcgtgctggggtgcgggtggtccgagggggcgtacccggcggagctgcacccgctgccatccccaaattgcctccatcgccagccgcatcgtcctcaatcccgtgggaagaaggagcaacacggggggcggctggagtggcttgctcacggttgtaagcaagccgcgaccgcaacgttgtcatggtcatgttctcgcagtgagaacaggaaccatccacaaatgcagccttggtgtgatcactacccagacacacgagacaacgcctgtggccgtcagaagcagagagcactctaccgcatccagaaacaacacaggggcggaaaggcatctttataaagaagcgtccttaaaaggacgttcaacgccgctgtgttttgctcttttagaggaaattactcttttaaataaaatcactcttttatgaaaaaaactcgagagagttctttaatctgcgctgtcgaagcgcccaggggcaggaagtgcacagccgtgcaacaggagaaagccgctgttgtgcgccgtagaatccaacagcatgcagcagagggatagcaggtgtgtatacgcagcagttgcagacacgaccatcggctgcGAAGAAATtatctgaatgaactcccatatttgcgccgcttaaaaaCCCGTAGGTCCGGTGGCGGGACATGCAAAgtctggttgccaactctcattggccttttttcatagttcagaggtgaatatcggcgctcaagagagacccctagtgtcgcttctctgacacaacgtggagagagcgacagaaggggaaccttaaaccaatgacaaactagaactgataagacaataaaccaatgaaaacaagacacatgaacatggagggataCATGAAATCACacgacaagggaaccacatgacatgaaacaggaactagaatccaaaataaaagacatgaaaacaaaacatgaacaaaaacctGTCTAGATATGACAATCATCTGGAGGGGTCCATtacaatctatgtaaaatcttaaattgcataaagcGCACCCTTGAacctctagatgcagacttgatgtttttttggaatcctagcccacactccctcctctaataccaaatttaaatctttctaccataatctcttaagagaagttAAAGCTACATGCCCCAGACCCTGAATtagtagggagtaatacactgatgcctcatgaccttttccaaaagcagtaatcacctctcacAGAGTATATACCACTTGAGTGGGGAGTGTGCTACTTCCAAAAACAGTatagagcaggtggcgcagctgccTATATAATACCTATAGAATTGAAGATCTGGGAATCTGGGAACTAAATTTTCAAAAGGTCTCAATACTCCATTCTCATATAGTTCaccaagtgtagtaacccccctcacaatccagtctgaccagcagaaaggggacttattaatacataatttagggtacAGCCAtgtgctcaaggcaacatttaaataaatgtctaaattaaacattctggacacttttatccataccgagtgcaaatgcgagataacagagtgtaacttaacttctcagattagtttgatagagGGGCTTTACAGtagcgaaataggggcaagaacttcctgttgaatatcaaaccagggaggggctctctcaggtggaagcgaccaatgagccaaatatctgagaccaaacacataataataaaccaaaatcttgtgtaggcctagccccctttgtcaattggcctatgtaacttattgaaatgtaatctgggacgcttgccattccaaatgaaggacttcgctatgctatcaaattacttgaaataatagagggggacatctacagggagagattgtaacatgTAGTTAAATTTGggaaaacaattcattttaataacattaaccttcccaatcatagataaatataatgaagcccacctgcccacatcgctcgaaaacctcgccctgggaggagacaggaggggaaaaacaacaacaaaataggcgagggaaaaggccaacacggtgcgaaagggagagagaggagagagagaaaaagctcactcaccggttctctgatgtaccgtcgcgtggtcctcgaacactcctccacactcaggcggacgacagccgctccaaccccgggcgaaccagagtgaaaccttcgacccccagcgggcagaacgcgcctccactttcctggcagcaaatggggacactcctccacccctggcagcggccctaccgctccgggcggtcggagagtttcttccctcctcccctcgcggacggcggtctccctcgacccctccgcgtctctggggacggcagggcactcctccgcccccggcaacggctccctcgctccaggcagtcggggtatcccgtccccatttgccccgcggacgacggccgttccccgcatccgggcggtcgggctactccgtcacccggcagatggcagcggcgctccccagggtggacggcagtgtcgaggactctgcgacgggcatccctcctccttcccggctttcggcaccaatgtaaaacagttaaaggatgggcaaggaggaggcgagaaccggcttgtcaacataaataataatttaataagaaacttaaaacacaacataaacaaacacacacacatgcggacatgcccgtaattctctctctctcgaacaatctcCCCTTATCCCCCTTTATCCCCCGCCTTTATCCGGGTCTattccgacctggccccgcccccctccgctccacatgtatatatacactggctgcgaaaagtttggaataatgtacagattttgctgtttcagaaggaaatttgtattttaattcaccaaagtggcattcaactgatcacaaagtctagtcaggacattagtgatgtaaaaaacagcacatcactatttgaaaaaagtcattttgatcaaatctagacaggccctatttccagcagccaccactccaacaccttatccttgagtaatcgtgctaaattgctaatttggtactagaaaatcaattgccattatatcaaagacAGTTTCaagttatttgattaattaaattaagcttaacattgcctttgtgtttttgagtgagttgCCACAGCATGCAATAGACTGGAATTTCTTAAGTTCaacattaggtcaaaaatgacaaaaaagaaacagctttctcaagaaactcatcatttaatcattgttttgtggaatgaaggctatacaatgattaaaattgccaaaaaactgaagatttcatataaaggtgcacactacagtcttcaaagataaaggacaactggctctaacaaggacagaaagagatgtggaaggccagatgtacaactaatcaagaggataagtacatcatagtctctagtttgataaatagacgtctcacatgtcctcagctgacagcttcattgaattctacccgctcaacaccaggttcatgtacaacagtaaagagaagactcaggggtgcaggccttatgggaagaatagcaaagaaaagccactttttaaacagaaaaactaaaagaaaaggtttgagcaggcaaagaaacacagacattggacatcagataattggaaaagaatgttatggatcttattccagctagactgtaaggtgcatgagaattgcccgacaagacagccacatctatggaaaGTGCTGATAAAaactttacagtaaaaaaaatgttgttagGTATTACTGCAAATCAAAAGACAGGCAGactcacatatactgtatttgatacattttattcTTTTAATCGAGCAAATTCCACATTCATAAATACAAATTCTTAGGAAAGAAACCATTTTCTATAGTATTTGAAAAGGATATGgtacattattttgaataaattctgCCATCAAAGAATCAAAAAGCTTTTCAAATTGTACAGCCATGTATCCTCTTTAAAGTATTTACGTAATACTTAATATAGGCATTATAAAATAGGCATTAACGATTTTAAAAATGCACATCCGTTTTGATATCCTCTGAGGAACACTTTTGCTGTCTGCATTAAAGTTCTATATGTGAGCAGGTTTTCAACCGTGACTGACTGGGGCTATCTTGTCATAGAGGCTAGATTTTAGCGCTATATCAATCCATATATTTGTGTATTACATTTTTGGCTGATCATCGACGGATATTTTTCTCGCCAGAACATTCCTGGGTTACAAAAGTCAGAATCAAGCTAGTACTAGTagcatattttaaattgtatagcTTAAAATCAAATAGCGTGTTTTCAAAGGTCCCGAAGTAATGTAGAATCAGAGGTCCCCGAAGCTGCAACAGGAACACAGCTGCAGTAGCTATATGTGACCAATAGATGACAGCAACGCACCGCATAGAAAAGCTTAGATCCCAATTTCAATACATTTGCCATCGTTGCTTCAGAAAACTTACTTGGTAGTTTGTTAATGTAGTTTTTTTCCCCGAAACATGCACAAACTGCATGTCACAGAAATAGAGAGCTGGTGCATGCTTTTTGGGCTACTATTTCCCACGACTCCTTGCTCCGCGGAAGAGGAGGGGTTTGCGATGCTTCCGAGATGCGGATGTTCGGCGATAAAGAGCTCCGTGGAAACATCAACGTGTGTTATGGTGTgttagaataaaaaaaactgccataCTACAAACTCAGAATTACATACTTTTGCGGTTGGTAATTTAAGTGCGTATTAGAAGTATACAAATTGTGTTTCAGGGGAAAATTCCCATCATTGTAAACGTGGCAAAAAGAAACGTTTTCAAACAAGCAGGACAGCATTCCAGGTGAAACCTGAGAAATTCTGAAATCTGGAGGTTTTAGAGAGCAAACATGGAGTTTATTAAAGAGGAGATCGAAGACACGAGTTATACAGAGGAACAAAGAGGTTTGTGTCCATTCTTCATTAATGACTGCTGAGaatcattaaagaaaaaaaatctacttaaGCTAGATTTAGTGGCTCTAATTGAGAAAATCCTGAAAGCACTAAAGTAACATAGTTATAGCAATATGAGGAATTATActgcaatgatttttttttaccttatacTTATCAGAATTATGTTTAACACTTTGAAGATGACAAAAATAGCtttttcattcagttttgggTCACTGTTATTTCTTGATTCAGATTTGATgtacttttattcatttttttattttaattttagacaTGATAAAAGTCAAAGAGGAAAATCAAGAACTCagtgaagaggaggaagaggaggaataCCAGTTTCAGGATCCTTGTAATTTCTCAACTGGAGAAGAATCTTTTAGTTTCACAGAAAATGTAAAGAGTTTTTCAAAAGATACAGCTCAGAGACCAGGAGCCAACAATTCTTTCATCTGCCCtgaatgtggaaagagttttgcacataaAGGGCATTTTAATGAGCACCTAAAAATCCACACTGGAGTGAAGCCATACGTCTGCCCTCATTGTGAGAAAGCTTTCACATGTAAAGGACACCTTAAAAGGCACattagaattcacactggagaaagacCTTATACATGCTcggagtgtggaaagagtttcagatgCCCAGCAAATCTCAAAGATCACCAGCGCTCTCACTCTGGAGTAAGAGCATTCAAATGTGAGCAGTGTGGTAAAAATTATATTTCGGCATCAACCTTAAATGCTCACATGAAAACTCATTCAAATGAGAAGACttatgtgtgtgctgtgtgtggaAAGGGTTTTTTCCGCTtggcatgtttacatgcacatcgcAAAGTACATACCGGTGAGAGATCTCATATATGCTTTGAGTGTGGGGATACTTTCATTAGATCCAATGCCTTGAAACAGCATCAaaaaattcatactggagagaaacctcaCAAGTGTTCATACTGTGAAAAGGGTTTCACTCATTCAGGAGCCTTGAGAAGACATGAGAGAGTGCACACTGGAGAGAGGCCATATCACTGCACTGCATGTGGCAGGAGTTTCACACAATCAAGTGATTTGAAGAATCATATAAAAAAGCCTTGCCCAATGTTGTCACAAACTGCACAAAGTTCATCTACAGTTGCAATGTGAATTGTGTGAAATTCACAAGATTAAGGTGTAATTCTTTTGAAAGTTGTCTAATATGTCCTGGTCATATGATCTTCTTTTGGCTGGTCCCGTTAGGGGTCACCACAGTGGACCATCCGTGAAacacatatttgacttggcacaggtttatgccggatgcccttcctgacacaacccccagtggctggccatcgggagaaccaggacttttccctTGGTGGGCCGATCACAAAAAGGGGCCAATCGGGTggcgataagctgaaacgggcTGCCACATTATGCCAAACGTGCTgcgactggctgaagagggccgcaAAACATTGCCCTGGGCcggtttctcttcccagtctgcccctgctAACGGGCATTCAAATTATTTTGCATCGTTACATTCTTTTCAGGAAACTCCACCCCCAATTATCATAACTGTAATGCATCCAAATTATTGGTGGTGATTTTGATTAGTTTTAGGGACTCAATTCTTCTAATTACGTAcaccaaaaatatt
Proteins encoded in this region:
- the LOC127644857 gene encoding oocyte zinc finger protein XlCOF6-like isoform X2, yielding MEFIKEEIEDTSYTEEQRDMIKVKEENQELSEEEEEEEYQFQDPCNFSTGEESFSFTENVKSFSKDTAQRPGANNSFICPECGKSFAHKGHFNEHLKIHTGVKPYVCPHCEKAFTCKGHLKRHIRIHTGERPYTCSECGKSFRCPANLKDHQRSHSGVRAFKCLKSPVSPPSPTLIFNSLTPIPPGTATQSALMICEEDVSPAFRKQKTRKASGLEDVSPACLNICADQLILIFTQIFSRSLEQCEVPKCCTIIPVHKKTQITAVTLCGHEVI
- the LOC127644857 gene encoding gastrula zinc finger protein XlCGF7.1-like isoform X1, which translates into the protein MEFIKEEIEDTSYTEEQRDMIKVKEENQELSEEEEEEEYQFQDPCNFSTGEESFSFTENVKSFSKDTAQRPGANNSFICPECGKSFAHKGHFNEHLKIHTGVKPYVCPHCEKAFTCKGHLKRHIRIHTGERPYTCSECGKSFRCPANLKDHQRSHSGVRAFKCEQCGKNYISASTLNAHMKTHSNEKTYVCAVCGKGFFRLACLHAHRKVHTGERSHICFECGDTFIRSNALKQHQKIHTGEKPHKCSYCEKGFTHSGALRRHERVHTGERPYHCTACGRSFTQSSDLKNHIKKPCPMLSQTAQSSSTVAM